In Phormidium yuhuli AB48, one genomic interval encodes:
- a CDS encoding homogentisate phytyltransferase codes for MESRSQPLASLFPQPLSALWRFSRPHTIIGTTLSVWGLFAISQAGQWPTPPEWRSLLWAWLACLGGNLYIVGLNQLEDIEIDRINKPSLPLASGEFTPRQGWTIVALSGLGAIALAWTQGLWLFATVAISLLIGTAYSIPPIRLKRFPFWASFCIFTVRGMIVNLGLFLHFQGGFPILPEVWALTLFVLIFTFAIAIFKDVPDLEGDKRYQISTFTLRLGAPTVARLALMTISLCDILMVIAGFTVLDDMNGPLLAGIHLVLLALLWLRRQSLDLGDRTSIAAFYQFIWKLFFLEYLLFPFAYVAAQL; via the coding sequence ATGGAATCGCGATCGCAACCCCTGGCCAGCTTATTTCCTCAACCCCTCTCCGCCCTATGGCGTTTTAGTCGCCCCCATACCATTATCGGCACAACCCTGAGTGTCTGGGGCTTGTTTGCCATCAGCCAGGCCGGACAGTGGCCCACCCCCCCAGAGTGGCGATCGCTGCTTTGGGCTTGGTTGGCCTGTTTAGGGGGAAATCTCTATATTGTCGGTTTAAATCAACTCGAAGACATCGAGATTGATCGCATTAATAAACCTTCCCTCCCCCTAGCCTCCGGAGAGTTTACCCCCCGTCAAGGATGGACGATTGTGGCCCTCTCGGGACTCGGGGCGATCGCCCTGGCTTGGACTCAGGGACTCTGGCTATTCGCCACCGTCGCCATTAGCCTACTCATCGGAACCGCCTATTCTATCCCTCCCATTCGTCTCAAACGCTTTCCCTTCTGGGCCTCCTTCTGCATTTTTACCGTGCGAGGGATGATTGTCAATCTAGGACTGTTCCTCCATTTTCAGGGAGGATTTCCCATCCTGCCCGAAGTTTGGGCCTTAACACTATTTGTCCTGATTTTCACCTTTGCCATTGCCATTTTCAAAGATGTTCCCGACCTAGAAGGAGACAAACGCTATCAGATTAGTACCTTCACCTTGCGTCTTGGGGCCCCCACCGTTGCCCGCTTAGCCCTGATGACCATTTCCCTCTGTGATATCTTGATGGTCATCGCCGGATTTACGGTTCTCGATGACATGAATGGTCCGCTATTGGCCGGGATTCATCTGGTTCTCCTCGCCCTCCTCTGGCTTCGTCGTCAGTCCCTCGACTTGGGCGATCGCACCTCTATCGCCGCGTTTTATCAATTTATTTGGAAACTCTTTTTCCTAGAATATTTACTCTTTCCTTTCGCCTATGTTGCCGCCCAATTGTAA
- the egtC gene encoding ergothioneine biosynthesis protein EgtC: MCRLLAYLGSPVSLQSLLCQPPHSLIVQSYQPREMTAGRLNADGYGFSWYDRHQRNQPFTYKSILPIWSDINLPSLSDYIHSDCILAYVRSATPGQALDLSNSQPFNYHNWSFIHNGAIPQFRQRLYRPLRDRLRSPYYELINGTTDSEHLFAYLMQLQDSHPQQPLSQTLKTALEDFQELAIAHNSQLSANLILSDGQHLIACRFAVNTTPPSLYYLQQDDSHLIASEPIFPGNWQAFAPGSIVKVNPTQGPQWTVLTP, translated from the coding sequence ATGTGTCGACTTCTCGCCTACCTCGGTTCCCCCGTCTCCCTCCAGTCCCTCCTCTGTCAGCCTCCCCATTCCCTAATCGTACAAAGCTATCAACCCCGGGAAATGACCGCCGGCCGACTTAACGCCGACGGGTATGGCTTTAGCTGGTACGATCGCCACCAACGGAATCAACCTTTCACCTACAAAAGTATCCTGCCCATCTGGAGTGACATTAACCTCCCCTCCCTCAGTGACTACATTCACTCCGACTGCATCCTAGCTTACGTCCGCAGCGCCACCCCAGGACAAGCCCTAGATTTAAGTAACAGCCAGCCCTTCAACTATCACAACTGGTCCTTTATCCATAACGGGGCCATCCCCCAATTTCGTCAACGCCTCTACCGTCCCCTGCGCGATCGCCTCCGTAGCCCCTACTATGAACTCATCAACGGCACAACCGACTCCGAACATCTGTTCGCCTATCTAATGCAGTTACAGGATTCCCACCCCCAGCAACCCCTCAGCCAAACCCTCAAAACCGCCCTAGAGGACTTTCAGGAATTAGCCATAGCCCATAACAGTCAACTCTCCGCCAACCTCATCCTCAGCGACGGCCAACACCTCATCGCCTGTCGCTTCGCCGTCAACACCACCCCCCCCAGTCTCTATTACCTGCAACAAGACGACAGCCACCTCATCGCCTCCGAACCCATTTTTCCCGGAAACTGGCAAGCCTTCGCCCCAGGCAGTATCGTAAAGGTCAACCCCACCCAGGGGCCTCAGTGGACTGTCTTAACCCCCTAA
- a CDS encoding serine/threonine phosphatase, protein MIWFAILIPKTDGGGMTLPVYLDPQRRYRPLKRPVLNNWGDIEVRVSDQNPGESPYYRSSQGSMPSIPDVAEPYIHPYCATNSALPRLHDAWDNERYAIVLLEDRSQLSPLMESWTGKSSLKRQQVALQQLHWLYQMTDLWMLLTELEARPSLMRLENLRLDQDDLLCLQRLYPETTADSLSLKQLGDTWSRLFRVSQMSPHLDIAQLIQRLQQGQISSPERLRSHLDQLFESLQPQFAAEDEEDDDPTGWNFAEEDLTVTAPITPTIQLTHAGQTDIGRQRRHNEDTFLLWLRQHQRETPNLRTESARGLYILCDGMGGHEGGDVASAIAIETVADRILPYWDDAFPEQWRINEAIAAANTAIYQLNQEQGRRGNRRMGTTLVMLLLDGNQAAIAHVGDSRLYRLTVSGGLELLTRDHELGQQSIAQGVDPAVAYQTPQAYQLTQALGPRESVRPDIRFLPILETTLFLLASDGLTDRSLVELHWKTHLKPYLAVSTNLNLAPQELIDLANQENGRDNITAVLVRAELKSL, encoded by the coding sequence ATGATTTGGTTTGCTATCCTCATCCCGAAGACCGATGGTGGTGGGATGACGCTTCCGGTTTATCTCGACCCCCAACGTCGTTATCGTCCTCTCAAACGTCCGGTTTTGAATAACTGGGGGGATATTGAGGTTCGGGTGTCTGACCAAAACCCGGGGGAATCTCCTTACTATCGTTCAAGTCAGGGGTCGATGCCATCGATTCCTGATGTGGCAGAACCCTATATTCATCCCTATTGTGCGACGAATTCGGCCCTGCCACGACTCCATGATGCTTGGGACAATGAGAGGTATGCAATCGTTTTACTCGAAGATCGATCGCAGTTATCGCCGTTAATGGAAAGCTGGACGGGAAAATCTTCGTTGAAACGTCAGCAGGTGGCACTTCAGCAACTCCATTGGTTGTATCAGATGACGGATTTATGGATGTTGCTGACAGAATTGGAGGCCCGGCCGAGTTTGATGCGGTTAGAGAATCTGCGTCTCGATCAGGATGATTTGTTGTGTTTGCAACGACTGTATCCAGAAACGACAGCGGACTCTCTATCGTTAAAGCAGTTGGGGGACACCTGGAGTCGCTTATTTCGTGTTTCTCAAATGTCACCCCATCTGGATATTGCCCAGTTGATTCAACGGTTACAACAGGGACAGATTTCTTCGCCGGAACGGTTGCGATCGCATCTGGATCAGCTGTTTGAATCTCTACAACCCCAGTTCGCGGCTGAGGATGAGGAGGATGATGATCCGACGGGATGGAATTTTGCGGAAGAAGATCTAACGGTAACGGCCCCGATTACCCCCACGATTCAGTTGACTCATGCGGGACAGACGGATATTGGCCGCCAACGTCGTCACAATGAGGATACGTTTCTGCTATGGCTACGACAACATCAACGGGAAACCCCTAATTTACGCACGGAATCGGCCCGTGGTCTCTATATTCTCTGTGATGGGATGGGGGGCCATGAAGGGGGGGATGTGGCCAGTGCGATCGCGATTGAAACGGTGGCCGATCGCATCCTTCCCTATTGGGATGACGCCTTCCCGGAACAATGGCGCATTAATGAGGCGATCGCTGCTGCCAATACGGCCATTTATCAATTAAATCAGGAGCAGGGCCGCCGGGGAAATCGCCGCATGGGAACGACTCTGGTGATGTTACTTCTTGATGGAAATCAGGCGGCGATCGCCCATGTGGGGGATTCTCGTCTCTATCGTCTGACGGTGTCGGGAGGGTTGGAACTCTTAACCCGAGATCATGAGTTGGGACAGCAATCCATCGCCCAGGGAGTTGATCCGGCGGTGGCCTATCAAACGCCTCAAGCCTATCAATTGACTCAGGCCCTGGGGCCTCGTGAGTCGGTTCGCCCGGATATCCGCTTTCTCCCAATTCTGGAGACGACCTTGTTTCTCTTAGCCTCTGATGGTCTGACAGACCGCAGTTTGGTAGAACTTCATTGGAAAACTCACCTCAAACCCTATTTGGCAGTCTCAACCAATCTAAATTTAGCACCTCAAGAGTTGATTGATTTGGCAAATCAAGAAAATGGACGGGATAATATCACGGCAGTTTTAGTTCGAGCGGAGTTGAAGTCTCTTTAA
- the cofG gene encoding 7,8-didemethyl-8-hydroxy-5-deazariboflavin synthase subunit CofG, producing the protein MVKTVTYSPAYTLVPTYECFNRCDYCNFRREPGEDEWMSLARGREILQSLREGVGPQVTEILILSGEVHPRHPRRSLWFQRIFNLCQLALSLGFLPHTNVGPLSEEEMASLKTVNVSMGLMLEQVTPKLLETVHRHAPSKQPERRLLQLELAGKLGIPFTTGVLLGIGETPLDWCNSLREIARIHSRWGHIQEVILQPQRLGQRQESQLQGFELTQLPEVVGLAREMLPSEVTLQIPPNLVETPEILLACLEAGARDLGGISPRDEVNPDYPHWQSQRLREILEPAGWQLCPRLPVYPRFNPWLSPKLRSQVEAIS; encoded by the coding sequence ATGGTCAAGACGGTAACCTATAGTCCGGCGTATACGTTGGTTCCGACCTATGAGTGTTTTAATCGCTGTGATTATTGCAATTTTCGTCGGGAACCGGGAGAGGATGAGTGGATGAGTTTGGCCCGGGGACGGGAGATTTTGCAGTCGTTGCGGGAAGGGGTGGGGCCCCAGGTGACGGAGATTCTGATTCTTAGTGGTGAGGTTCATCCCCGGCATCCTCGTCGTAGTCTCTGGTTTCAACGAATTTTTAACCTCTGTCAGTTGGCCCTGTCTCTGGGATTTCTACCTCACACCAATGTGGGCCCCCTGAGTGAGGAGGAGATGGCGAGTCTGAAAACGGTGAATGTCTCTATGGGGTTGATGCTGGAACAAGTGACGCCCAAACTGCTAGAGACGGTTCATCGTCACGCGCCGAGTAAACAGCCGGAACGACGACTTTTACAGTTGGAACTGGCGGGGAAGTTGGGGATTCCGTTTACAACGGGGGTGTTGTTGGGAATTGGGGAGACGCCGCTGGATTGGTGTAATAGCTTGAGGGAAATTGCCCGGATTCACAGTCGCTGGGGCCATATTCAGGAGGTGATTTTGCAGCCTCAGCGTTTGGGCCAGCGTCAGGAGTCCCAGTTGCAGGGGTTTGAGTTGACGCAACTTCCGGAGGTGGTGGGGTTAGCCCGAGAGATGTTACCGTCGGAGGTGACCTTACAAATTCCCCCTAATCTGGTGGAGACTCCTGAGATTCTTTTGGCGTGTTTGGAGGCTGGGGCCCGGGATTTGGGGGGGATTAGTCCCCGGGATGAGGTGAACCCGGATTATCCCCATTGGCAATCTCAGCGTCTGCGTGAGATTCTGGAACCGGCCGGTTGGCAGTTGTGTCCCCGGTTACCGGTGTATCCTCGGTTTAACCCTTGGTTGTCTCCTAAACTGCGATCGCAGGTCGAGGCAATTTCTTGA
- a CDS encoding pseudouridine synthase, whose protein sequence is MNAQYRYILFYKPYDVLCQFTDGSTTPRATLKDYIPIPGVYSVGRLDRDSEGLLLLTNDGPLKHRLTDPKFAKPRTYWVQVERTPDEAALEALRHGVRIRGYQTRPARVRRLPEPQDLPPRDPPIRYRKNVPTDWLEMTLTEGRNRQVRRMTAAVGFPTLRLIRVRSLRLTLEGLQPGQWRELTPLEIQQVREDSKEQSSSSRSTL, encoded by the coding sequence GTGAACGCTCAGTATCGCTATATCCTCTTTTATAAGCCCTATGATGTGCTGTGTCAGTTTACTGATGGCAGCACAACTCCCCGGGCGACTCTAAAGGATTATATCCCCATTCCTGGGGTCTATTCTGTAGGTCGTCTTGATCGCGATAGTGAGGGCTTACTTTTGTTAACCAATGATGGACCTCTGAAGCATCGTCTGACAGACCCCAAGTTTGCCAAACCCCGTACTTATTGGGTACAAGTGGAACGAACCCCCGATGAGGCGGCCCTGGAGGCGTTACGTCACGGGGTGAGGATTCGCGGCTATCAGACTCGTCCGGCCCGGGTTCGGCGACTTCCTGAACCTCAAGATTTACCGCCACGAGACCCCCCTATTCGCTATCGTAAAAACGTTCCTACGGATTGGCTGGAAATGACCCTTACGGAAGGGCGAAACCGGCAAGTTCGACGGATGACCGCTGCGGTTGGCTTCCCTACCTTACGGTTGATTCGAGTTCGCAGTCTCCGATTAACCCTCGAAGGCTTGCAACCGGGACAATGGCGGGAGTTAACTCCTCTAGAAATTCAACAAGTGAGGGAAGATAGTAAGGAACAGTCGTCGTCGTCACGATCTACACTCTGA
- a CDS encoding HpsJ family protein, protein MKSKESKTSLSMASRGLKLAGTVLILITLLNFILLIVPPDIGSPSWWLNLSTQMIQQGIIPLIGVAALLGGIACEVVSGAAHETDAWIQTTKRRTFRLSLVLGLIFLILIPGHALAALVSSQQTLARIDREAEESLEQIELQLQQQQQLYLGIIDTDDDPEVLLEDLIGNEPLNEEQLAQFQEFIENPQSIDRQIQILRTSLVERVQSRSSQAKERSRFGAWKSIARFGLTSIMLSTCYLNIAFLGRGMGKTDKGKKVKRRPVASPVPKPKTKRAPGPPPSDDPPFIP, encoded by the coding sequence ATGAAATCTAAAGAATCCAAGACCAGTTTAAGCATGGCCTCAAGGGGGCTAAAACTGGCGGGAACGGTTCTGATTCTGATTACCCTGCTTAACTTTATCTTGCTGATCGTGCCTCCCGACATAGGGAGTCCAAGCTGGTGGCTCAACTTAAGTACGCAAATGATCCAGCAAGGCATTATTCCCTTAATTGGTGTAGCCGCATTATTAGGGGGAATTGCTTGTGAAGTGGTGAGTGGAGCCGCTCATGAGACCGATGCCTGGATTCAAACCACTAAACGGCGCACCTTTCGATTGTCCCTCGTTTTAGGTTTAATTTTTCTGATTCTTATTCCGGGTCATGCTTTAGCGGCCTTAGTCTCCAGTCAGCAAACCCTGGCCCGCATTGACCGGGAAGCCGAGGAAAGTTTAGAACAAATTGAACTACAACTACAGCAGCAGCAACAACTTTATCTTGGCATTATTGACACTGATGACGATCCCGAGGTTCTCTTGGAGGACTTGATAGGCAATGAACCGTTAAACGAGGAGCAGTTGGCTCAGTTTCAGGAATTTATCGAAAATCCTCAGAGTATTGATCGGCAAATCCAAATCTTGCGTACCAGTTTAGTGGAACGGGTTCAATCTCGTAGCAGTCAGGCCAAAGAGCGATCGCGCTTTGGGGCTTGGAAGTCCATCGCTCGCTTCGGTCTAACCAGTATCATGCTCTCAACCTGCTATCTTAACATCGCCTTCCTCGGCCGAGGGATGGGCAAAACCGATAAAGGCAAAAAAGTTAAACGTCGTCCCGTCGCCTCTCCCGTCCCCAAGCCTAAAACCAAACGGGCACCTGGGCCGCCTCCCTCCGATGACCCCCCCTTTATCCCCTAG
- a CDS encoding Uma2 family endonuclease has product MTQSLDPTLIPPAFPDHTQLPESDGTFVKNFQEHPQSIVLTDSLESTLQALHPDGQYAIGQDCGIYWRETDPPERGAEAPDWFYVPNVPPKLDGQYRRSYVLWREYTAPLIAIEFASGDGSEERDPTPLSRSPEGVRQKPGKFWVYEQIIRIPYYAIYLIQTHELEMYHWLDGRYYPLEPNDRGHYPIPPMGVELGVWEGSYQNQTQHWLRWWDNQGNLLLTGSELAKLERQRAERAEQSQRAAIPKLLSMGLSIEQVAEALSLSVEDVERLG; this is encoded by the coding sequence ATGACTCAAAGCCTAGACCCAACCCTTATACCCCCCGCCTTTCCCGACCATACCCAACTCCCTGAATCCGACGGCACCTTTGTGAAAAACTTTCAAGAACATCCCCAGAGTATTGTATTGACCGATTCTCTGGAAAGCACCTTGCAAGCCCTCCACCCCGATGGACAATATGCGATTGGTCAAGATTGCGGGATTTATTGGCGGGAAACTGACCCACCGGAACGGGGTGCGGAAGCCCCGGATTGGTTCTATGTTCCCAATGTTCCCCCAAAACTCGATGGTCAATATCGCCGTTCTTATGTGTTATGGCGGGAGTATACGGCTCCCTTGATTGCGATTGAATTCGCCAGTGGGGATGGTTCGGAAGAACGAGACCCGACTCCCCTCTCCCGTTCCCCAGAGGGGGTTCGGCAAAAACCGGGGAAATTTTGGGTGTATGAGCAGATTATTCGCATTCCCTATTATGCCATTTATCTGATTCAAACCCATGAATTAGAGATGTATCACTGGCTGGATGGTCGCTATTATCCCTTGGAACCGAACGATCGCGGACATTACCCCATCCCCCCCATGGGAGTGGAGTTAGGGGTGTGGGAAGGGAGTTATCAAAATCAGACTCAACACTGGTTACGCTGGTGGGATAACCAGGGGAATCTCTTGCTCACGGGTAGCGAACTCGCTAAACTCGAACGCCAACGAGCGGAACGCGCGGAACAAAGCCAACGAGCGGCCATTCCCAAACTCCTGTCAATGGGTTTGAGTATCGAGCAAGTGGCTGAGGCGTTGTCCTTGTCCGTGGAGGATGTGGAACGACTGGGTTAG
- a CDS encoding DUF4926 domain-containing protein, with translation MNKTTRHKPQDLDIVALLANRDTSHFETGQPIRLLKGQIGTVVMEYDDEALEVEFTNNDGTTFAMETLPLDAVLLLHDELLQTA, from the coding sequence ATGAATAAAACCACCCGACACAAACCCCAAGACCTCGATATCGTTGCCCTCCTCGCCAATCGCGACACCAGCCACTTTGAAACCGGACAACCCATCCGCCTCCTCAAAGGTCAAATCGGAACCGTCGTGATGGAATATGACGACGAAGCCCTCGAAGTGGAATTTACCAACAACGACGGTACAACGTTCGCCATGGAAACCCTTCCCCTAGATGCGGTCCTACTCCTCCATGACGAACTCCTGCAAACGGCCTGA
- a CDS encoding methyltransferase domain-containing protein, producing the protein MTNPFGQQIQDFYDASTELWEEVWGEHLHHGYYGDRPPRRLNRRQAQIDLIDRLLDWVHATGNGTSLNEQSQVLDVGCGVGGSSLHLWQNLRCRATGITLSPVQARRASERSQQAGASGSLGFLVADALEVPFSDATFDWVWSLESGEHMPDKTRFLDECYRLLKPGGTLMLATWCHRPLDSGRLSATEVEHLRQLYQIYHLPYVISLPEYEAIAQGIGFENVQTEDWSPAVAPFWDVVLESALDPKVILGVLLSGWETIQGAFAINLMREGYQSGLIRYGVLCGRKPHA; encoded by the coding sequence ATGACAAATCCCTTTGGACAGCAGATTCAGGACTTCTACGATGCCTCCACCGAACTCTGGGAAGAGGTCTGGGGCGAACATTTGCACCATGGTTACTATGGCGATCGCCCCCCCCGCCGTCTCAACCGACGACAGGCCCAGATTGACCTCATCGATCGCCTCCTAGACTGGGTTCACGCCACGGGAAATGGAACCTCACTCAACGAACAGAGTCAAGTCCTCGATGTCGGCTGCGGTGTGGGTGGAAGTAGCCTGCATTTATGGCAAAACCTTCGCTGTCGGGCCACGGGAATCACCCTCAGTCCCGTCCAGGCCCGCCGGGCCAGCGAGCGATCGCAACAAGCGGGGGCCAGCGGTTCCCTCGGCTTCCTCGTCGCCGATGCATTAGAGGTTCCCTTTAGCGATGCCACTTTCGACTGGGTTTGGTCCCTCGAAAGTGGGGAACATATGCCCGATAAAACTCGGTTTTTAGACGAATGTTACCGCCTCCTCAAACCCGGTGGAACCCTGATGTTAGCCACCTGGTGTCATCGGCCCCTGGACTCCGGACGCTTATCTGCCACGGAAGTTGAGCATCTGCGCCAACTCTATCAAATTTATCATTTACCCTATGTGATTTCCCTGCCCGAATATGAGGCGATCGCCCAAGGGATAGGCTTTGAGAACGTCCAAACAGAGGATTGGTCACCGGCCGTCGCCCCCTTCTGGGATGTGGTCCTAGAATCGGCCTTGGACCCTAAGGTGATATTGGGGGTTCTCCTCTCCGGTTGGGAAACTATCCAGGGGGCGTTCGCCATTAACCTGATGCGAGAAGGCTATCAAAGCGGGTTAATCCGTTATGGAGTTCTCTGTGGGCGAAAACCTCACGCCTGA
- a CDS encoding SUMF1/EgtB/PvdO family nonheme iron enzyme, which translates to MSRLSQPSLTLALQQALIACRQATLDQVQPLGDDLYYRQAHPDFSPIGWHLGHIGFTEELWLLRHCAGYPPQQPQYHRLYAADGLPKQQREQLPNLRDTCIYLQDIRQQVLDYLPQAPLEDQARLWWFILQHESQHGETMAIVEALHRLSPLYRPHPAASKPLNPKTIKIPAGAFLQGNSDENTLDNEQPAFLNALDQYHIDRYPVTCGQYRHFIEVGGYDNPKYWSAAGWQFIQDHEIRQPLYWPQEDSSQFDPYPVCGVSWYEANAYANFVGKRLPTEAEWEKAASWNPQQHRHQPYPWGIEFPQGSHCNHHRLMGGITPVHAYPDHCSPWGLEDMLGNVWEWTSTSFYGYQGFEFFPYPGYSQTYFDGQHYVLRGGSWTTRPWALRNSFRNWYSPQVRELFAGFRLCGR; encoded by the coding sequence ATGTCACGTCTCTCCCAACCCTCCCTAACCCTGGCCCTCCAGCAAGCCCTCATCGCCTGTCGTCAAGCCACCCTCGATCAGGTTCAACCCTTGGGCGATGACCTCTATTACCGCCAAGCCCACCCCGACTTTAGTCCCATCGGTTGGCATTTAGGACATATCGGCTTCACCGAAGAACTCTGGCTATTGCGTCATTGTGCCGGATATCCTCCCCAACAGCCCCAATACCATCGTCTCTATGCCGCCGATGGCCTCCCCAAACAGCAACGGGAACAACTCCCCAACCTCAGAGACACCTGCATTTATCTACAAGACATTCGCCAACAGGTGTTGGACTATCTCCCCCAAGCCCCCCTGGAAGACCAGGCCCGCCTCTGGTGGTTCATTCTCCAACATGAAAGCCAACATGGTGAAACCATGGCGATTGTCGAGGCATTACATCGACTTAGCCCCCTCTATCGCCCTCATCCTGCTGCCTCTAAACCCCTAAACCCCAAAACAATCAAAATTCCAGCGGGAGCCTTCCTACAGGGCAATAGTGATGAGAACACCCTGGATAACGAACAGCCGGCCTTTCTCAACGCTCTCGACCAGTATCATATTGACCGCTACCCCGTCACCTGTGGCCAGTACCGTCACTTTATCGAGGTGGGGGGCTACGACAATCCCAAGTATTGGTCCGCCGCTGGTTGGCAATTTATCCAAGACCATGAGATTCGCCAACCCCTGTATTGGCCCCAGGAGGACTCCTCACAATTTGACCCCTATCCCGTCTGTGGCGTGAGTTGGTATGAAGCCAACGCCTACGCCAACTTTGTCGGGAAACGACTCCCCACAGAAGCCGAATGGGAAAAAGCCGCCAGTTGGAACCCTCAGCAACATCGCCATCAGCCCTATCCCTGGGGGATTGAGTTCCCTCAAGGGTCCCATTGCAATCATCATCGTCTCATGGGGGGGATAACTCCGGTTCATGCCTATCCTGACCATTGCAGTCCCTGGGGTCTGGAGGATATGCTGGGCAATGTCTGGGAATGGACCTCAACTTCCTTTTATGGGTATCAGGGGTTTGAGTTCTTTCCCTATCCCGGTTATTCGCAAACCTATTTTGATGGCCAGCATTATGTGTTACGGGGAGGAAGTTGGACTACTCGCCCCTGGGCCCTTCGCAATAGTTTCCGCAATTGGTATTCTCCTCAGGTTCGAGAACTGTTTGCTGGGTTTCGGCTATGTGGGCGATGA